CGTTTTCCATGACGGTAAGCCGATCCACCAGGGCATAGTTCTGGAAAATCATCCCCATCTGGCGGCGCACCCGACGCAGGGCGCGGGGCGGCAATCGCGTTACTTCCACATCGTCTAGCCACACTTCGCCAGAGGTTGGCTGCACCAGCCGATTCACACATCGAATTAGGGTGCTTTTGCCTGCCCCCGATGCTCCAATTAGCGCCATTACCTGGCCTGTGGGCACGGTTAGGGTGACTTGGTTTAGAGCCGGGGGGCGATCGTCGGCGTACTGCTTAGTAAGACGATGGAGCCGCAACATAGACATTACCAGAAAGGAATGCTGACAAGCCTACTTGAGAATGTACTCCACTCCCATAGCTTTGTCGATTTGGCGCACCACTTCCCACTTTTCCTTGTAGGAAATGGGGATGAACTGTTCTTCACCTTCCTTGCCAAATTCTTTCTCCAAGCCCGATCCTTTCCACTCGAAGCTGAAGAATGCCTCTTTGACCTTGGCAACCAGGGCAGGATCTAGGTTATACACATAGCCATAGGCAGTGGTGGGGAAGGTTTTCGAGGTGTAGAGAATCCGAAACTTGGAGCAATCAGCAGCACCCCGTGCACACATCCGGTCTTTGACAGAGTTGGCGATCGCCGCTGCCTCGTAATCCTTGTTCTGTACCCCTAGCACCGAGTTATCATGCTTGCCGGAAAATACTGGCTTGAAGTCTTTCTCTGCCTCCAGCCCAAACTCTGACTTCAGCAGCGCCGATGGTGCCTTGAACCCAGAATTCGAGGTTTGGGTAGTGAACGCTAACTGTCTACCCTTCAAATCAGCAACAGTTTTGATAGGGCTATCCACATGGGTGATAATTTCCATCTCGTAGCCAAACTTGCCATCCTTTGCTGCCATCATGGCGAAGGGCACAAATCCAACAGCATTTACTGCTAGGGGGACGCTGCCCGTGTTAAAGCCTGTGACATGCAGCCGACCCGCTTTCATGGCCTCTAGCTGGGCTGCGTTGGAGTCTACAGCAAAAAAGGAAACAGGTTTGCCTGTAACCTTTTCCAGGTGGGCAACGAAGCCAGCCCAAACTTCTTTATAGACGGCTGGGTCTTCGACGGGAGTGTAGGAAAAGATCAGCGTATCGGGGTTGACGAACTCGGAGGGATTTTGGGGGGCATCTGCCACCATGTCGCCATCGCGATCGCAGAAAGGCGGGTTGAGTTCGCCTCGCGGACAATCCGCCGCTGGTGACTGTGGAGATGGACTTGTTCCACTGGTCGTGCCACTAGGGGAAGTAGACTGCGTACAAGCTGCTAGCACCTTAGCAGTAGTCAACCCTGCCAATAGTTGCAGCCAACGGCGACGATTAAGCCTAATCATAGGACTGCTTCTAGAAACTTGCTAGAGATTAACGACATGCTGCTAGCGTAAGTCCTGAATATTAAGATGGGTTTAAACTTGAGCAACTAGGCAGCCCAGTTAAGTGTCTGCTCGACCTTACCAAACTACTCACCAAACCAATAATAGCTCTCGCTGCTGCCAGAGCATGAATACACCACTGAAGGCTACGAACGCCAGTACAGCACGGCGGAATTGATCACTACTCATACGATCGAGCACGAGTTTACCCAACCAATTTGCAGGCATGGAGGCAAAACCAATCAGTAACCCATAGGCCACGTAGGGCCAGTTCAGCACACCCAA
This genomic interval from Cyanobacteriota bacterium contains the following:
- a CDS encoding ATP-binding cassette domain-containing protein, producing MLRLHRLTKQYADDRPPALNQVTLTVPTGQVMALIGASGAGKSTLIRCVNRLVQPTSGEVWLDDVEVTRLPPRALRRVRRQMGMIFQNYALVDRLTVMENVLAGQLGYVNAWQSWWRQFPPATITAALQLLEQVGLADLVN
- the phnD gene encoding phosphate/phosphite/phosphonate ABC transporter substrate-binding protein; this translates as MIRLNRRRWLQLLAGLTTAKVLAACTQSTSPSGTTSGTSPSPQSPAADCPRGELNPPFCDRDGDMVADAPQNPSEFVNPDTLIFSYTPVEDPAVYKEVWAGFVAHLEKVTGKPVSFFAVDSNAAQLEAMKAGRLHVTGFNTGSVPLAVNAVGFVPFAMMAAKDGKFGYEMEIITHVDSPIKTVADLKGRQLAFTTQTSNSGFKAPSALLKSEFGLEAEKDFKPVFSGKHDNSVLGVQNKDYEAAAIANSVKDRMCARGAADCSKFRILYTSKTFPTTAYGYVYNLDPALVAKVKEAFFSFEWKGSGLEKEFGKEGEEQFIPISYKEKWEVVRQIDKAMGVEYILK